Within Methyloterricola oryzae, the genomic segment TCAGCGCCCTGCAGTTTCGGGGCGCCGACCTGAGTCAGCGCCTGGCCGACATCATTGCGGCGCACGGCATCCAGCCCGAATGCATCGATGTGGAGTTGACCGAAAGCATGCTCATGTACGATGTGGAGGACGCCATCCACAAGATGAATGAACTGCGGGGGATCGGCTTGACCCTTTCCATCGATGACTTCGGCACCGGGTACTCGTCACTTAGCTACCTGATGCGCTTCCCGCTGAACACGCTCAAGATCGACCGCTCCTTTGTCCGCGACCTGGCCGCGGATACCCACTGTGCATCCATCACCCGCGCAATCCTGATGATGGCCAAAAGCCTGAACCTCAAGGTGGTGGCGGAAGGCGTGGAAACCTCCCAGCAGGCAGCCTGGCTAAGGGAGAACGAGTGCGACGTCCTGCAAGGCTACTATTTCTCACGTCCCCTGCCAGCGGACGAACTGGCGCGCTTCTGCGCAGAGAAACAGGTTTCCGCCCACGACGGCGGCTAAATGGCCCACCTGGTCTGATGACTGCCCCTCGCCGGCCCCCTGCGCTATGCTAACGGCGATTGCGAATTTTCCGACAAGGAGACGCCCATGCACATCGAAACCGTTCGAGCCGGACGCGGCCTGGACTGGATCACCGAAGGATTCGGCCTGTTCCGCAAGAATGCTCTGATCTGGATCGTGAATTTCATCATCGCCTTGGCCATCGTCACGCTGCTGTCCCTGATTCCCATCGTTGGCTCCATCGCCACCATGCTCCTGCAGCCGGTACTGCTGGGCGGACTGCTGTTGGGCTGCGAATCCCTGCGAAAGGGGGAGGAATTGCGGATCGAGCACTTGTTCGACGGCTTTCGCCAGAACACCAAGCCGCTGCTCATGGTGGGGCTTTATAGCGGCCTTGCCTACATGGCGGTGGCACTGGTGGCTGCTTTGATCGTCGGCGGAGGGGCCATCAGCGTGGGCATTCTGGGCGAAGTGTCGGACAGCCCGGATCTGGCCTCCGGCGCAGCGGTGGTGGGCACGCTACTGGTGGTTCTGGTATCGGCTCTCATGGCCCTACCCATCGCCATGGCCACCTGGTTCGCCCCGTCCTTAGTGCTGTTCAGCGGCCTGGCCCCACTGGAGGCACTGAAGGCAAGCTTCTTTGCCTGCCTCAGGAACTGGCTGCCTTTCCTGGTCTACGGCCTCATCATGATGGTACTCGCGGTCATCGCCATCATTCCGGCTGGTCTGGGACTGCTGGTGCTGGGGCCAACGGGCATCGGCTCGGTTTATGTGGGCTATCGGGATATTTTTGGAGAGACCTAACTTCGCCCCTTGGCACAATACGCGTCTCGCTAACCTGGATCCCGCGTAAGCTGTGCTGACCACAGCGGGCGTGTCGTTAGAATGGGCGCCCGAAAGCCGCTTTATCCTGCACGACTCGCCTTAAGGCGGAGTCTATCGGAAGGGCTCCTGCCGTTAAACCCGGTTCATGGGCAGGGCTAATGGTATTCATGATTTCTCCGGACATGCCAGGCCAGCCCGTCTATATAATTCCGAGGCGGGACGCGCCTATTGCAGTCAGTCAGAAAGAATAGGGACCTTCAAGACTTGCATTGCTCCTGAACAAAAAAATGTCCGACATCCCTGCCGGACAAAGTCACGCTAGGAGCTAACCAGAAATGCCGAATCCCTTCCGAGCATTCGCTCGGCATCCTTATGCTGGAATCGGCGCTGAAAATTCATTCCATGTGCCGACCTCGGGCACTGTTTAAGTCATACATTCTTGCGAACGGTTCTCATTTTTGTGGCCATCAACATGTTTGTCAAGTCTTGTTCCTTACGTTGATTGACGGACCATTCTAAGTGTGTGAAGACAGAGCCCAGCAAGGCAAACGCAGGCTCAATCGCTGCCCAGTCAGTGTTTCCCTGCAATAAATCGTCGTGGAGTTGCGTTAGATTGTTGACGGACGAATGGGAATGCTTATCATTTGCCCATGAGAAAACCTACTATCTCGCTTTCTGACAAGCTGACCCAAGACAATTCCGAACCGACGAGCCATGATCGAGACCTTGAGCGCCCTAGGTGGCGAAGCGAGCAGTTGTTTGGAGCAAGCAAGGAAATCGTGATCGTCCACGACATGCAGGAGTATCGCCTGCGGATCACCAAGAGCAACAAACTCATCCTGAACAAATAGTCATGCTGCCCCTGCATCCAAGGGGGCTATCGATCAGGCCGCGAAGTCCTAATTGGCAGTCACGAAGTGGAAACCCGCGAGGTAGCGAACCCCAAATGAACGACCGATTGGGGAGCGACGTAGCGCATGATCCCACCAGCGACTTGGCCAATCCTGTCATTCCCGATTCCCGGCCAGGCGCAAGCAAGCGCGGGGTAAAAGCCACGCTTCCGGTCAGGCTTTCCGGCCTGCCGAACGTGCAGGGTTGTCCGCTTTACCCGTCTATCCCTAACCTGCCTCCACCTTCGGGCGGGCGGCCCCAAGGCCCAGCCAAAAAGAAATTCGTTGCTCTCACCCGCCCAAAGCCAGCGCCTGGTGCATACACGTAGGACGGAGATTTCCAAGCCAAACCCGGATGATCCGACGGAAGGGCAAGCCACCCATTGGTTTCCTCCCGTTTTGACCAAGCAAGCCGAGTCCAAGCGTGATCAGGATATGTTCCGGTAACGGGCGGTAACCATAGCAAATTCGAAACGCACACTTGCAATTTTGTTGAGAAGCATTATCATTTAGGCGTGTCGAAAACTTGAACTGAGAAAAGCAGGATCCAAGGGCACCGCTTCCGCGAAGTGAATCGCCCCGCATGAGGGCAATGATCCGCAATGGCCAGGTTCCCAAGGATTTCTCAGGCAACCACTCCAGCGATGACAGGGGATTTTTATGAGCGATCATACGGGATGCAAACTTATCACTCTGGCCAAGTCCGGCGGCAACACCGTGGAATACTGCGAGGGTTGCCAGGCCTTTCACGTGAATTTGGGGGGTATCAGTCTGCACCTGAATCCCGAGGGCCTTCATTGCATAGGTGGGTTGATCAACCGGGCTCAGCGGCAACTCAAGGAACTTCAAGCACCGAAGCCCCATAAGTCCACTGGCAAGCGCGCCGCCGAAGCGGAAGAATTAATCGTGCATTGAGCAGTACGCCATCTGCCGAGGCTTCCGCCCCTGCCAGCTCGTGTCCGGGAGGGCACGGAACGCTCTGGCGGAACTGGACACCTTGAACGGACAGCAAGGCGGCCCGGATGAGCAAGCCACTGGGGAATCTCTGTCGTAATCGGTCTCTCCCGAAAGGGAGCACCGAAGAGATCAGCAACTCCCGAACTGAATCGACAGGAAAGGGACGGACGGACACGCCGTCCAGTCGACATGCTCTGCGCGAGGGTCGGACCTGGCCCTGACGCAGACTCCAATTTGACCGAGCCAGCGACCGAGTGCCCAGGCACGAGGCAGCCAGCCCTTATTGCAAAACCTTTAAGGGTTCGTGTGTGAGGATGGCTGATCGTTTGTTCTGTTGTGCACTGTCGATGCTCGGGAGCCAGGGCGCCGTTGGCAATGATGCTCCGGCCACGGAGCCGGCGCACGAGTTGGATACCGTGGTGGTCACCGCCACCCGCACCGAACGCGGTGTGCTGGATATCCCGGGTACTGCCTCTGTCATCGACGAGGCAACGGTGGAGCGCAGGCTGTACCGCAATATCAAGGATCTGGTTCGCTACGAGCCAGGGGTCGATGTCCAGAACGACCCGCTGCGTTTCGGCCTGGCCGGCTTCACCATCCGCGGTATCGGCGGCAACCGGGTGCAGATGTCGGTCGATGGCGTCCGCATCCCGGACACCTTTTCCATCGGCACGTTCCAGAGCGGCCGCCGCAACATGGTGGACGTGGACGCGCTGAAAACCGTGGAAATCATTCGCGGCCCGGCCTCCGCCATGTATGGAAGCGATGGTATCGGCGGCGTGGTCAGTTTCGTAACCAAGGACCCGCGCGACTACCTGGACCTCTTCGGCAGGAATCATTACGAAAGCCTGAAGCTGCTCTATTCAAGCGCGAACAAGGGATTCCTGCAGACCGCCGCGTTCGCCGGGGGATGGAACGACCTGGAAGGCCTGCTGCTCATGACCCACGGCGAGGGCGACGAGATGAGCAACGAGGGAACGGACAACAGCCGATCCAGTTCGCGGACAGCCGCCAATCCGCAAGACACCCGCAACCTCAACCTGCTGGCCAAGGGGCTCTATCACTTCAATGTCGACAATCGCCTGCGCCTGACCGGGGAGGCGTTTGAAGACCAGGTGCACACGGAGGTATTTCATCTTTATGGCCCCCAATACACGGGCCGCGACACGTATCAGCTGGTCACCCATGACCGACAGTCACGCTGGCGCGTCAGCCTCGAGCAGTCGATCAAGAACATAGACTGGCGATGGCTGGACACGCTCAGCTGGCAACTCTATGGCCAGGTCACCCGCGCGCGCCAGCAGACCGACGACCGCAGCACCGTGCAGATCGACACCGGACTGGGCACCAACCAGTACCGTGACCGCGGCTTCAGCTACGACCAGGACATGATCGGCGGCCAAGCGGACGCCTCCAAGGCCTCCGAATGGGGACCGAGCACCCACCGCATCGCTTACGGGGCGGAAGCCTTCCGCACCCATGTGGAAGAACTGCGGGATGGCCTCTACACCAATCTGGATACCGGGGCGACGTCCAATTTCATCACCCCGGACAACTTTCCCCTGCGCGACTTCCCGAACACCGACACCCTTCGCGCCGGCGCCTACCTGCAGGACGAGATCGGCCTCTGGAACAAGCAACTGGAACTGCTGCCTGCGATACGCTTCGACTACTTCGGTTTGCGCACCGACCTCGACTATCTGTACGCCAAGGAGAACGTAGGCAATCCCGTCGTCGAACAGGACGTGACGGAATGGTCACCCAAGTTCGGCGTGCTCTATCACTTCACGGATTGGTTCGCCTTTCATGGTCAGTACACCGAAGGCTTCCGCGCCCCCAACTTCTCCGATGCCAACAGCGGCTTCGTGAACGCCGCGTTTGGCTATGCCTCGGTGCCCACCGCCAACTTGAAGCCCGAAACCGCCATCGGTGGTGAAGTCGGCCTGCGCGGGTCGGGTCCCGCCGGCAACTTCGATGCCACCTTCTTTCGTAACGATTACGACGGCTTCATACAGAACACCACGGTCTGCGACCCCGCGAACTCCGCTACCACCTGCAGCGCAGGCAACGTCGAGAACATCATCGTTTACCAGACCATCAACAATCCGGACCCGGTCCGCATTCAGGGGTTCGAATTCAAGAGCCAGCTCTATCTGGGACCCTGGCCGTCGAACGCACTGGATGGTTTCAGCCTGCTCGGCAGTTACGCCTATGCCGAAGGACAGAATCTGAAAAACGGGCAACCCATCAGTTCGGTCACCCCGATGAAAGGCGTGATGGGTGTGCGCTATGACGCCCTCTCAGGCAACTGGGGACTGGAAGCGATCCTCACCCTGGCCGCGCCCAAGAAGGAAGAGGACATCGACTTCGAACTCTCGGGCAGCGTGTTCCCCACCCCTGGCTATGGCGTCGTCGACCTCACCGGCTATTACCGTTTTGGAGAACACGTGAACCTGAATCTGGGCCTGTTCAACCTGCTGGACAAGAGATACACGGAATGGCAGGACCTCAGAACGCGAGGCGGCGACCCGCACGCGAGCCTGGACGGCAACAGCGCGACGGACATACGCGACCGCTACACCCGCCCCGGGCTGAATGTGGGCGCCAGCCTGCGCGTCGAGTTCTAGGCGAATCCGCAAGCTAACCCGGAGAGAACATGCGAGCCCGTGAGTTCACCGACTACAGTCCCGCAAGCTTCCGTTGCCGAGGCTGTCGAGAGCCCAAAAACAGCCCGGACGCCGGATCGAAAGCGTTGGGCGGCCCAGCGCCGGGAGCCCGCCATGACTGATACCGTCCGCCACGGCGATGTGAAAAGACGCCTCGGCGCGCTGTACGACGAGCTATTCGCCCACGATGGCTATGCGGAGTTGCGGGTGGAGATCCGCATCCTCAAGCGCGGGCAGAAGGAAGTCATCCTGCACTGCGGCAAGCAGTACCGCTACGTGGTCGATTACCGGCCGGCCGCCCCTGCTCAGGCGGCCTCGCCCACCGATTCCCATGCCGAAAAGGCCCAACCGGGAGGCATCCATGAATGAACCAGACGAATCCAATGTTTATACCACCCCGCCGGTATTGCTCTGGAGCAATGGCGAACGAACGGCATGGGGCCGCATGGTGGTGCCCGGCAACCCGCCTTCGACGCACCGTCCTCGCGCTGAGGAGCTGTGTCAGAACCCAACGAGCCCATCCATTTCAAGAGGAAAAACAACATGTCACACAAGCACAGCCTGACCTTCGCCAGTTTATTGCTCACGTCAACCGGCCTGGTTTACGCCGACAGAGTCAACGGCCCGAATCCGTACGCGGCGGGTTACGGCTTCGATACCCCCAGCGAGGCCAATTGGGGTGGCTGGAACCGCGGCGACGCGGGAACCCTCTATGCGGAATGGGATAGCTTCAGCGACGCCTCCCATGGAACGGCCACCGACCGCACCTCAGCTCCGGGAGTCGGCAGTTCCGGTACCACCGGCGCTTACCTGAGCTGGAATGCCGGAACCTTTGCGGCGGGTAGCGGCAATTTGTACAGCTTCAGCGTGCCGGAGGTCTTTCAGGTGAATCTCACAGGAACCACGGGCAGCGCGCCACTTCGGGTCGCCCTGCAGGTCGAGGACTGGGGCACGCCGCTGGATACCGCCAACGTGCGGCTGAACGGCACCGCGCCCACATCCAGCGGCGTGACCTATTTCGAGTCACCGTACGCATCCAGCTTCGGGCCGGTGGATCTCAATCAGCGCCTTTTCCTGTGGGATCTGCCATCGGCTACCACGTCCTTCCAGTTCGACTTCAGCTCCGTCGAGCACTCGCTGAGCCTGGCACAGGTGGCGGTTGACATCGGTTCCGTGCCGGTTTCCGCGGTTCCGGTGCCAGCGGCGGTCTGGCTGTTTGGTTCCGCCCTGGCCGGTATGGGCATCATCGGCCGGCGGCGGCAGCCTGGCAGGCTGGCGGCTTAATCGTTGACGGCGCGCCCGACCTGCCAGGGATGGTGGTGACGGGCGCGCCCCCTTTCGGAAAACCGACTGATGAAACTATCACACACGACATTCGGTCAGCATTCATTGTTCTGCATGCTGGCATGCCTGTCGCTGCCGGCCGTCTCGGACAGCAGCAGCGGACCGGACCCTTATACCGCGGGCTTCGGCTTTGATCTGCCGCAGGAAGCGGCCTGGGGCGGATGGACCCGGGGCGAATCCGGCACCTTGTACGCCGAATGGGACGTCTTCAATGACAAATCCCATGGCGGCGCCAACGACCGCACCTCGGCGCCCGACCTGGGCAGTTACGGCACGCGTTCGGCCTGGCTGGGCTGGAACGCCGGCACATTCATCTCGGGCACGGGCAATCTATACAGCTTCACCGTGCCGGAGGTCTTCAGCGTCAATATCGTGGGCAGCGCTCTGCCGGCGCAACCCCTACGCGTCGCGCTACAACTGGAATCCTGGGGACAGGAACTCGACTCCGACAGCCTCGCGCTCAATGGCCAGAAACCCGCGCAGCGCTCCGTGACCTACCTTAATCCGAACTTCCCTTCCCCGTTCGGCATTGGCAACTTGAAGCAAGAGCTGTTCGTCTGGGAACTGGACAGCCCGCCGGAGGACACTGTTTTCGCCTTCTCGTCCAAGGAGCCCCATGTCAGCCTGACCCAGGTGTCGGTGGATATCGGGCCTATGGCGACCCCGGCACCATCTGGAACACCGGCGCCCACCGGCTCGCCGGAGCCTACCTCGAGTCCGGCGCCGGAAGATCCATTCACTGAAACTGATCGCACCGTAATGGCCAAACTGGCCGCCGAAAACCTTGATGGAGCCTTGGCCAGCGAGTTGCACGCACAAAAGGCAAGCTGGTTCCCGAA encodes:
- a CDS encoding BPSS1780 family membrane protein, encoding MHIETVRAGRGLDWITEGFGLFRKNALIWIVNFIIALAIVTLLSLIPIVGSIATMLLQPVLLGGLLLGCESLRKGEELRIEHLFDGFRQNTKPLLMVGLYSGLAYMAVALVAALIVGGGAISVGILGEVSDSPDLASGAAVVGTLLVVLVSALMALPIAMATWFAPSLVLFSGLAPLEALKASFFACLRNWLPFLVYGLIMMVLAVIAIIPAGLGLLVLGPTGIGSVYVGYRDIFGET
- the hemP gene encoding hemin uptake protein HemP; translation: MRKPTISLSDKLTQDNSEPTSHDRDLERPRWRSEQLFGASKEIVIVHDMQEYRLRITKSNKLILNK
- a CDS encoding TonB-dependent hemoglobin/transferrin/lactoferrin family receptor, which translates into the protein MADRLFCCALSMLGSQGAVGNDAPATEPAHELDTVVVTATRTERGVLDIPGTASVIDEATVERRLYRNIKDLVRYEPGVDVQNDPLRFGLAGFTIRGIGGNRVQMSVDGVRIPDTFSIGTFQSGRRNMVDVDALKTVEIIRGPASAMYGSDGIGGVVSFVTKDPRDYLDLFGRNHYESLKLLYSSANKGFLQTAAFAGGWNDLEGLLLMTHGEGDEMSNEGTDNSRSSSRTAANPQDTRNLNLLAKGLYHFNVDNRLRLTGEAFEDQVHTEVFHLYGPQYTGRDTYQLVTHDRQSRWRVSLEQSIKNIDWRWLDTLSWQLYGQVTRARQQTDDRSTVQIDTGLGTNQYRDRGFSYDQDMIGGQADASKASEWGPSTHRIAYGAEAFRTHVEELRDGLYTNLDTGATSNFITPDNFPLRDFPNTDTLRAGAYLQDEIGLWNKQLELLPAIRFDYFGLRTDLDYLYAKENVGNPVVEQDVTEWSPKFGVLYHFTDWFAFHGQYTEGFRAPNFSDANSGFVNAAFGYASVPTANLKPETAIGGEVGLRGSGPAGNFDATFFRNDYDGFIQNTTVCDPANSATTCSAGNVENIIVYQTINNPDPVRIQGFEFKSQLYLGPWPSNALDGFSLLGSYAYAEGQNLKNGQPISSVTPMKGVMGVRYDALSGNWGLEAILTLAAPKKEEDIDFELSGSVFPTPGYGVVDLTGYYRFGEHVNLNLGLFNLLDKRYTEWQDLRTRGGDPHASLDGNSATDIRDRYTRPGLNVGASLRVEF
- a CDS encoding VPLPA-CTERM sorting domain-containing protein; amino-acid sequence: MSHKHSLTFASLLLTSTGLVYADRVNGPNPYAAGYGFDTPSEANWGGWNRGDAGTLYAEWDSFSDASHGTATDRTSAPGVGSSGTTGAYLSWNAGTFAAGSGNLYSFSVPEVFQVNLTGTTGSAPLRVALQVEDWGTPLDTANVRLNGTAPTSSGVTYFESPYASSFGPVDLNQRLFLWDLPSATTSFQFDFSSVEHSLSLAQVAVDIGSVPVSAVPVPAAVWLFGSALAGMGIIGRRRQPGRLAA